One part of the Mariniblastus fucicola genome encodes these proteins:
- a CDS encoding PhoH family protein: protein MTEATIQMTDPQMALPLFGARDQHLRRLRDKFKVSITHRNGQIKVNGEDETNVANATDAIEQLSEIVRRRGNLTPALFEETIARITGESLPVPRIASIETLAVGKEIRPRTAGQANYVDSIRKQDLVFSIGPAGSGKTYLAVAMAVEALKNQQVRKIVLVRPAVEAGESLGFLPGDLQAKINPYLRPLLDAIHEMIGYDQAVALMERDVIEVCPLAYMRGRTLNDSFIILDEAQNTTVSQMKMFLTRMGTSSKIVVSGDPTQVDLPHKMQSGLLDAVSRLKSIKGVAVARMTAKDIVRHRLVTDIVNAYDRPGRPDRPQKKSANSNGSRPHTRTETDRQ, encoded by the coding sequence ATGACCGAAGCGACTATTCAAATGACCGATCCTCAAATGGCGTTGCCGTTGTTTGGGGCGCGGGACCAACACTTGCGACGCTTGCGCGACAAATTCAAAGTCAGCATCACGCATCGCAATGGCCAAATTAAAGTCAACGGTGAAGACGAAACCAACGTGGCCAACGCCACCGATGCGATCGAGCAGCTTAGCGAGATCGTGCGCCGTCGTGGCAACCTGACTCCGGCGCTGTTCGAAGAAACGATCGCTCGGATCACAGGCGAATCCTTGCCGGTGCCTCGAATTGCATCCATTGAGACGCTGGCCGTCGGCAAAGAGATCCGTCCGCGAACGGCAGGGCAAGCGAACTATGTCGATTCGATTCGCAAGCAGGATCTTGTGTTCTCGATCGGGCCGGCAGGTTCTGGAAAGACTTATCTGGCCGTCGCGATGGCGGTTGAAGCTCTCAAGAATCAACAGGTGCGAAAAATCGTACTGGTTCGACCTGCGGTTGAAGCCGGCGAGTCGCTGGGGTTTTTGCCAGGCGATTTGCAAGCTAAAATCAATCCATACTTACGTCCTTTGCTCGACGCGATCCACGAGATGATTGGCTACGACCAGGCGGTCGCGCTGATGGAACGCGATGTGATCGAAGTTTGTCCGTTGGCGTATATGCGCGGCCGGACGTTGAACGATTCGTTCATTATTTTGGACGAAGCCCAGAACACGACTGTCTCGCAGATGAAGATGTTTTTGACGCGAATGGGCACCAGTTCGAAGATCGTGGTCTCTGGTGACCCGACGCAGGTGGACTTGCCGCATAAAATGCAAAGCGGACTTTTGGATGCCGTTTCGCGTCTAAAATCGATTAAAGGCGTTGCTGTCGCCCGGATGACAGCAAAAGATATCGTGCGACATCGGCTGGTAACGGATATCGTAAATGCGTACGACCGACCTGGTCGCCCTGATCGTCCGCAAAAGAAATCTGCGAATTCTAACGGTTCACGACCTCACACGAGAACGGAAACGGACAGACAGTAA
- a CDS encoding HD family phosphohydrolase, translating to MSNSSLKRKRWTLSPPKAPFETAAEFFKRGDVWTRVALCAVATSLLWVVMAGWAPAFSYRVREAPLRDLHARTTFEYDDLQATDQEKQRTQRNLLCFYFNDQQALEQLRQALIDDVFSVKEKNFDEVEDSATLHRFFLNPNGTVAEAPPLPPPKEVVEEVVDAASPAKVAQDVDDTAQPDAEAETPEEEQVEKSPLQLNFDRFRNALENDAELVALREAIERAFIEIDKNGLLQSLTHEIGQGSMREIDVYVGDTSGARRVAVSSVRIAEVSGKLQSALVSELKLKADTISDPEFVANTVFRWLKPQLPVTLTWDQEATQKRIDETLRAIEPVKKTYQPGEPLEQFNAEDLERRGIKAGVPINEADLKLLRAEHRAQAKSENWTVRTIHSLSFIGLFAAVFSMLSQYLYYRDRHLIDNLQSFALLLGLMTVTLVTAWWLSLYPTWRAEVVPVVLFAMTIAIAYHVELALFVSGLVCFAFCAAHGFGLDEFVVLMAASSTSAFYCRNIRSRTRLVNVGLTAAAIVFPTVLGVRFMLGQPLQQALLTDAILFSAGTFAAGLLMTNLLPFLEGWFEIQTDARLLELSDANHPLLKELVQRAPGTYNHSINVASIGEAAADAIGANGLLCRVAAYFHDIGKLRKPEYFIENQAGGVNKHDDLTPSMSTLVIVAHVKDGVEIGRNHKLPPRIIDLIEQHHGTTIVEYFFRRAIKNSEQENDGVATGVDEADFRYPGPRPQTREAAVMMLADAVESASRTLREPTPARIENLVNEISKKKLDDNQFDECNITIEELKTICDSLVKSLNAMYHARVQYPEQAAKA from the coding sequence ATGTCGAATTCATCACTAAAACGTAAACGTTGGACGTTGTCTCCTCCCAAGGCACCGTTCGAAACGGCCGCCGAGTTTTTTAAACGAGGCGATGTCTGGACTCGTGTTGCGCTGTGTGCTGTTGCCACAAGTCTCCTGTGGGTTGTGATGGCTGGGTGGGCTCCCGCGTTTTCGTATCGCGTTCGTGAAGCGCCGTTGCGAGACCTGCACGCCCGGACGACGTTCGAGTACGACGACTTACAGGCTACGGATCAGGAAAAGCAACGCACACAACGAAACCTGCTGTGCTTTTACTTCAACGACCAACAGGCATTGGAGCAACTGCGTCAGGCGTTGATCGACGATGTGTTTTCGGTCAAAGAAAAAAACTTCGACGAGGTTGAAGACAGTGCGACGCTGCATCGGTTCTTTCTTAACCCCAACGGGACGGTTGCTGAAGCGCCTCCGTTACCGCCGCCGAAGGAAGTCGTTGAAGAAGTCGTGGATGCAGCCAGCCCTGCCAAGGTCGCGCAAGACGTAGACGACACTGCCCAACCAGATGCGGAGGCTGAAACGCCGGAGGAGGAGCAGGTCGAGAAAAGTCCGCTTCAGTTGAACTTTGATCGGTTCCGTAATGCGTTGGAGAACGATGCCGAACTGGTGGCGCTTCGCGAGGCGATCGAAAGAGCGTTCATCGAAATCGACAAAAACGGCTTGTTGCAGTCTTTGACGCACGAGATCGGCCAGGGCAGCATGCGAGAGATCGACGTCTACGTGGGTGACACCAGCGGGGCCAGGCGAGTCGCGGTTTCGAGTGTGCGAATCGCCGAAGTTAGTGGTAAGCTGCAGAGCGCTCTAGTGTCAGAACTGAAATTGAAAGCCGATACGATTTCCGATCCGGAGTTCGTCGCCAATACGGTTTTCCGCTGGCTCAAGCCACAATTGCCAGTCACGCTGACTTGGGATCAGGAAGCAACCCAGAAACGAATCGACGAGACGTTGCGGGCGATCGAGCCGGTCAAGAAAACCTATCAGCCGGGCGAACCGCTGGAGCAGTTTAACGCGGAAGATCTGGAACGCCGCGGGATCAAAGCCGGAGTTCCGATCAATGAAGCTGACTTGAAACTGCTACGTGCTGAGCATCGTGCTCAGGCCAAATCCGAAAACTGGACGGTCCGAACTATTCATTCGCTATCGTTCATCGGTCTGTTTGCGGCCGTGTTTTCGATGTTGTCGCAATACCTTTACTATCGAGACCGGCATCTGATCGACAATTTGCAGTCGTTCGCGCTGTTGTTGGGCCTGATGACGGTCACGCTGGTTACGGCCTGGTGGTTGTCGCTATATCCGACTTGGCGTGCCGAAGTGGTTCCCGTCGTCCTGTTCGCGATGACCATTGCGATCGCCTATCACGTCGAACTGGCTCTGTTTGTTTCCGGTTTGGTTTGTTTTGCGTTCTGTGCCGCGCACGGTTTTGGCCTCGACGAGTTCGTTGTCCTGATGGCGGCGTCCTCGACATCGGCTTTCTATTGTCGCAACATTCGAAGTCGAACGCGTTTGGTTAACGTTGGACTGACCGCTGCGGCGATCGTCTTTCCGACAGTTTTGGGCGTGAGATTTATGCTCGGCCAGCCGCTTCAGCAAGCGTTGTTGACCGATGCGATTCTGTTTTCAGCCGGAACATTCGCCGCGGGGCTCTTGATGACCAACCTGCTTCCTTTTCTGGAGGGTTGGTTTGAGATTCAGACCGACGCACGGTTGTTGGAGTTGAGCGACGCCAACCATCCATTGTTGAAAGAGCTCGTGCAGCGTGCGCCTGGAACGTACAACCACAGCATCAACGTTGCATCGATCGGCGAAGCTGCGGCCGATGCGATTGGAGCCAACGGTTTGCTGTGTCGCGTCGCCGCTTATTTTCACGACATCGGAAAGCTGCGCAAGCCCGAGTACTTCATCGAGAATCAGGCTGGCGGCGTCAACAAGCATGACGACCTGACGCCCAGCATGAGCACGCTGGTGATTGTGGCTCACGTGAAAGATGGTGTTGAGATCGGCCGAAATCACAAGCTGCCGCCGCGAATCATCGACTTGATCGAGCAGCATCACGGAACGACGATCGTTGAGTACTTTTTCCGCCGTGCGATCAAAAACTCCGAACAGGAAAATGATGGAGTCGCGACGGGCGTCGACGAAGCAGACTTTCGCTATCCCGGTCCGCGTCCGCAAACGCGTGAAGCCGCGGTCATGATGTTGGCAGATGCAGTCGAAAGTGCCAGCCGAACGCTGAGAGAGCCGACTCCTGCCCGAATTGAAAACCTGGTGAACGAGATCTCGAAAAAGAAGCTCGAC